The Sesamum indicum cultivar Zhongzhi No. 13 linkage group LG6, S_indicum_v1.0, whole genome shotgun sequence genome has a segment encoding these proteins:
- the LOC105165443 gene encoding protein LIGHT-DEPENDENT SHORT HYPOCOTYLS 10: MMSNDPGGGGGEAGSSSSSKPASASAADQQQPAQLSRYESQKRRDWNTFGQYLRNQRPPVALSQCNYSHVLDFMRYLDQFGKTKVHIQGCVFFGQPEPAGPCTCPLRQAWGSLDALIGRLRAAYEENGGVPETNPFANGAIRVYLREVRDSQAKARGIPYKKKKKRRKPNHEEMSSSFHQMQ, translated from the coding sequence ATGATGTCCAATGATccaggtggtggtggtggagaagccggctcatcatcatcttcaaaaCCAGCTTCTGCTTCAGCAGCCGATCAACAGCAGCCGGCTCAGCTGAGCCGCTACGAGTCCCAGAAGCGGCGGGACTGGAACACCTTCGGGCAGTACCTGAGGAACCAGCGGCCGCCGGTGGCGCTGTCGCAGTGCAACTACAGCCACGTGCTGGATTTCATGCGGTACCTGGACCAGTTCGGGAAGACTAAGGTGCACATACAAGGGTGCGTGTTCTTCGGGCAGCCCGAGCCGGCGGGGCCCTGCACCTGCCCGCTTAGACAGGCGTGGGGCAGTCTCGACGCGCTCATCGGGCGCCTCCGCGCAGCCTACGAGGAGAACGGCGGTGTCCCGGAGACGAACCCGTTCGCCAACGGGGCCATACGCGTGTACCTGAGGGAGGTTAGGGATTCGCAGGCGAAGGCGCGTGGGATCCCgtacaagaagaagaagaagagaaggaaGCCTAATCATGAAGAGATGAGCTCAAGTTTTCATCAGATGCAGTGA